GACAGCCGCAGGACCGGATCGGGCGTTACATCACACATGGCCTGAAACAGCGTCAGCGGCTGGACCTGCGGCAGCACCTGGGCCAGCACCCCCGCCTCGGCCATGACCTGAACCGTCGCGCGCGGATCGGGTGCGGCCAGCAGTTTCAGCAGTTCCTTGGACACTCGCTCGGCCGACAGCTGATCCATGCCGCCTTTCAGCGCCGCGCAGGCCGCCAGCCCGGCGGCGTCGGGCGCGCCCCGCCCGTACCAGGCGTAGAAGCGGAAAAAGCGCAGGATTCGCAGATAATCCTCGCGAATGCGCGTTTCGGCCTCGCCCACAAAGACGATCCGTCCCGCCGCCGCATCCGCCAAACCTCCGCCGGTCGGATCGAACACCTGGCCCGCCGCATCCGCATAGAGGGCGTTCAGGCGGAAGTCGCGCCGCGCCGCATCCTCGGCCCAGTCGTGGGTGAAGGCCACGACCGCGCGTCGGCCGTCCGTCTCCACATCGCGGCGCAGGGTGGTGATCTCATAGGGGCGGCGTTCCGACACCCCCGTCACCGTGCCGTGCTCCACCCCGGTCGGCACGGCCTTCAGCCCGGCCGCCTTCAGCGCCGCCGTCGTCTGGTTGGGTGTCAGAACGGTGGCGATGTCGATGTCGTCGACGGGCTGATCCAGCAGGCTGTTCCTGACGCAGCCGCCGACGAACCGCGCGCAGCCTGGGCCGCCCGCCGCCTCCAGCGCCGCCATCACCGCGCGGGTGGCCGACGCCTCCAGCCACGGCTGGCCGCGCATCGACATGCTCATGCCGCGTCCTCGACCGAGGCGGCTTCCGGCGCCGGTTCGTCGCCATACAGCCGCGCGTGCAGCCCCTTCAGAATGCCCGCCGTGACACCCCAGATGTAGCGTTCGCCCCAAGGCATGGCCCAGAACCAGCGTCGCAGCCCTTCGTCCAGATCATAGAAATCGCGGCGATGGTTGGCCGCATCCATCAGGAAATCCCACGGCGTCTCGAACACCTCGGCCACCTCGTCCGGCGAAGGCGTCACGGCCGGCGCCGCATCCAGCCAGCCGATGACCGGCGTCACCAGAAATCCTGTGCCCGTCTCATAGGCGTCCGACAGGCCCAGCACCTGGACGGTTGACGGGTTCAGGGCCACTTCCTCGTCCGCCTCGCGCAGGGCCGCCTGAACAGCGTTCTCGCCCGGGTCCAGCCGTCCGCCGGGAAAAGCGATCTGGCCGGTGTGCCTTGCCAGGGTGTCCGCCCGGCGTGTCAGAAGGACCGTGGCTCCCTCGGGCCGGGCCACCACGGGGATCAGAACCGCCGCAGGCCGCAACTCGCCCGCCGCCCGCGCGCTGCCGGGGTTCAGATCATAGTCGGACCGGTCGGGCTTCACCCCCGGCCGCCAGCTGTCGATCGGCGCCAGTCTCCGGCTCAGACGCGTCTTCAGCGTGTCCAGGCTCATGCCACGGCCCCCAGCGAAAAGGCCTGAGCGCCCGAACGCACGATCAGCCGCCCGTCCACCTCCTCGGCCATCTCCACAAGTTCGTAGAAGACAGGCCGCGCGATCCGCGCCCACAGATCGCGGCGCACATGGACGCGAGGCGATGGCTCGCCCGTCACGGGATCGGTCTCGACCACGATGGCGTCGTCGCGACCGGCCCGCACCTCGTCGCCGACATCGGTCGTGAAGATCAGGTCGTCGCCCTCGCGCCCCAGCGTCACGGCGCGGAACGGCAGATCCTCGACGCGGATTTTCATCTTCTCGACCGGCGTGACCAGATGATAGCCGTCGGGGTCCCTGCGCAGGACGGTCGAGAACAGCCGCACCAGTTCCTTGCGGCCGATGGGCGATCCCTCATGCATCCACACGCCGTCGCGCCGAATGACGATGTCGATTTCGCCGCAGTTCTGGGGGTTCCACAGGTGGACCGGCGGCAGGCCCCGACCCGGCGCCTGTTTCGCCGCTTGCGCCAGGGCGTTTAGCCCGGTCTTGGATGCCTCGTCCGTCATCCACAAGACTTAGGCGCGCCGGACCGGTTCGTCACCTGTCCAACGCGCCTGTGCTTCTCAGGATCGGCGGATCAGAACTTGCGGCCGAAGCCCACGGACACGACCCAGGGGTCCAGGTTCACTTCGCTTTTCAGCGCGCCGTCGTTGACGTCAGCGTCGGTGTTGAACCAGACCTTCTTGACGTCGACGTTCAGGCTCCACGGTCCCTTGACGCCGATGTCCGCGCCCGCCTGAAGGGCGTAGCCGAAGCCGTCATCCAGCTTGACCTTGAAGTCGTTCTTATCCTTGCCGTCGAAGAAAACCATATAGTTCACGCCGGCCCCGACATAGGGGCTGAAGCGGCCTTCGGTCAGCGGGCGATACTGCAGGGTCACCACCGGCGGCAGGACCCAGGTTTCGTGGACCGCGACATCCGTCGCGCCGCCCTTTGCGCGAATCTCGTGCTGGGTGGCGCCCAGAATGGCCTCGATCGCCAGATGGTCGGTCAGGAAATAGGTGAAGCCCAGGGTGGGCATGACGCTGTCGCCCACATCGACGTGCAGGCCGCTGTCGACGCCAGCGGCGGTCGTGATGGCGTCGTCGGCCTGAGAAAAGACGTCGGTCACGCGACCATTGACGATCCAGTCGCCGGCGCGCGGCGCGGTCCAGGCGTCTGCGCTCGAACCGGCGGCGCTCTGGGCCAGGACCGGCGTGCTGACGGCGGCCGCAGCGACGACGGCCAGGATGGCGAACTTATAGGCTTTCACTTCGGTTATCCCCGACGTCCAGGTCGCCTGATGCGACCGCTCTTTGGCGTCGAGGGGGTGATGCGCGCGGACGGCGACGCACGCCTTGATCCAGCTCAAATGGCCTATCGGGCGATGGCGACCGCGCCGGATAGGTTCGTGACGCCGGTCGTCAGCCACAGGATGCGCCGACGATCCACCGGTCCTGGCAGAACCACGTCAGGCGCGGGAATGAAGCCGAAACGCTCGAAATAGGCCCGGTCCCCCACCAGCAGCACCCCGCCGACCTGCCCGGCCAAGGTTCGCGCATGATCCAGACAGGCCGCGACCAGTTCGGCGCCCAGGCCGTCGCTGCGGCGACCTGCGTCCACCGCAATGGGGCCCAGGAACAGGGCCGGCGTCTCGGCGACCGTGACGGGCCACAGCCGCACCGAACCGATCACCCGCCCCTCGGCATGGGCCACGAAGCCGGCGGACGGCGCCGACCCTTCGCGCAGCCGTTCCGCCGTCTTGGCGAACCGTCCCGGCCCGAAGGCGGCCATGACCAGCGTCTCCACGCCCTGCGCGTCCGCCGGGGTCTCGGCTTCAATACGGCTGAGACCCGTGGATATGGCCAAGGCGTGCGACATTGGGCGCGCACCTAGAAGCAAAGCCGCGCCAAATCAAGGCGCGGTCTTGTGACGGTCAGCCGATCCTGGAGAAGTCGGGCGCACGCTTCTGGGTGAAGGCCATGAAGGCCTCCATCGCCTCGGGGCTTTTCATCTGCGAACCGAAGGCCTCGCCCTCTCGCTGCATCAGGGCCCACAGTCCTTCGGCGTCGCGCATCAGCCGCTTGGTCTTGCGGATGGAGTTCGGCGCGCGCGCCGCGACCCGCGTCGCCAGATCCGCCGCCGTCGTCTCGACCTGATCGGCCGGAACCGCGCGGTTGGCGATGCCCCAGGCCAGGGCCGTTCTGCCGTCCAGCGGCTCGCCCAGGGCGAACAGTTCGAAGGCCCGTTGATGGCCGATCACGGCCGGCAGCAACAGGCTGGACGCCGCCTCAGGCGCCAGGGCCAGATTGACGAAGGGGACGGACAGCAGGGCGTCCTCGGCCACCACAACCAGGTCGCAGTGCAGCAGCATGGTCAGGCCGATGCCCACCGCGCGGCCCTTCACCGCCGCCACCGCCGGCTTATCCAGATCGGCCAGCGCCTTCAGGAAGCGAAACACCGGCATGTCGCCCGTCGAGGCGGCGGCGGAGCCCAGGGCGATGAAATCGCCGATGTCGTTGCCGGCCGAAAAACTGTCGCCCTCGGCGCGCAGCAGCAGAACCCGCACG
Above is a genomic segment from Candidatus Brevundimonas colombiensis containing:
- a CDS encoding CoA pyrophosphatase, with the translated sequence MSLDTLKTRLSRRLAPIDSWRPGVKPDRSDYDLNPGSARAAGELRPAAVLIPVVARPEGATVLLTRRADTLARHTGQIAFPGGRLDPGENAVQAALREADEEVALNPSTVQVLGLSDAYETGTGFLVTPVIGWLDAAPAVTPSPDEVAEVFETPWDFLMDAANHRRDFYDLDEGLRRWFWAMPWGERYIWGVTAGILKGLHARLYGDEPAPEAASVEDAA
- a CDS encoding enoyl-CoA hydratase — encoded protein: MSEHIRTHLADGVLTLTLDRADKKNAITQAMYSALAEATERARADDAVRVLLLRAEGDSFSAGNDIGDFIALGSAAASTGDMPVFRFLKALADLDKPAVAAVKGRAVGIGLTMLLHCDLVVVAEDALLSVPFVNLALAPEAASSLLLPAVIGHQRAFELFALGEPLDGRTALAWGIANRAVPADQVETTAADLATRVAARAPNSIRKTKRLMRDAEGLWALMQREGEAFGSQMKSPEAMEAFMAFTQKRAPDFSRIG
- a CDS encoding N-acetyltransferase, encoding MSHALAISTGLSRIEAETPADAQGVETLVMAAFGPGRFAKTAERLREGSAPSAGFVAHAEGRVIGSVRLWPVTVAETPALFLGPIAVDAGRRSDGLGAELVAACLDHARTLAGQVGGVLLVGDRAYFERFGFIPAPDVVLPGPVDRRRILWLTTGVTNLSGAVAIAR
- a CDS encoding CCA tRNA nucleotidyltransferase, which encodes MSMSMRGQPWLEASATRAVMAALEAAGGPGCARFVGGCVRNSLLDQPVDDIDIATVLTPNQTTAALKAAGLKAVPTGVEHGTVTGVSERRPYEITTLRRDVETDGRRAVVAFTHDWAEDAARRDFRLNALYADAAGQVFDPTGGGLADAAAGRIVFVGEAETRIREDYLRILRFFRFYAWYGRGAPDAAGLAACAALKGGMDQLSAERVSKELLKLLAAPDPRATVQVMAEAGVLAQVLPQVQPLTLFQAMCDVTPDPVLRLSALLPAETSAVAGVAGALRLSNAQRDRLTAAVADGPAVAPDMGAARARAAVYRLGRGAFEDRLARAEAADGGDGRVLRQLAADWTPPKPPVNGRDLARLGVTPGPETGRLLKAFEDGWIADDFPADGHEARLKALITAIGRG
- a CDS encoding outer membrane beta-barrel protein, which gives rise to MTEVKAYKFAILAVVAAAAVSTPVLAQSAAGSSADAWTAPRAGDWIVNGRVTDVFSQADDAITTAAGVDSGLHVDVGDSVMPTLGFTYFLTDHLAIEAILGATQHEIRAKGGATDVAVHETWVLPPVVTLQYRPLTEGRFSPYVGAGVNYMVFFDGKDKNDFKVKLDDGFGYALQAGADIGVKGPWSLNVDVKKVWFNTDADVNDGALKSEVNLDPWVVSVGFGRKF
- a CDS encoding DUF1285 domain-containing protein encodes the protein MTDEASKTGLNALAQAAKQAPGRGLPPVHLWNPQNCGEIDIVIRRDGVWMHEGSPIGRKELVRLFSTVLRRDPDGYHLVTPVEKMKIRVEDLPFRAVTLGREGDDLIFTTDVGDEVRAGRDDAIVVETDPVTGEPSPRVHVRRDLWARIARPVFYELVEMAEEVDGRLIVRSGAQAFSLGAVA